DNA from Kiritimatiellia bacterium:
TTGCAGCCTTCGGCTCTGAAGCGTGTAACACGGTGGAAAGGTGATCGCCCTTTGCGCAGTATCTCCGGCACAAGCAGAACCATCTCGGCGGTTTCCGGTACGCACCTTCCACGGCGAGATGGGCTTCTCTCGGCGGCGCGAACGCTCATAGATCCCAACCCGGCGCAGTGAGCCGCTCCATCGCAGGGACAACTCCCCCTGCTCCCTCATGCGCTGGCGGATTCCGGGCGAGCCGAGTTGGGGCTACGTGCCGCTGCCAACCAGGCGGGAAACGGACAGTCTTCACAGTGGGACCGATCACGCAGGCAGAAATCTGTAAAGATTTGGATCAGGCCCTGACGGCGAAGTGCGCCGCGGCACCACGCAGCCGGATGATCCCTCCCCAGCAACGTGTAGGCCATTTGGCGTTCAATGGCATTGGGCGCCTCGTCCGGCAACGCACGCAGCCAGCGGGGGTCCCCCGTTATGGGAACCCCGAGAGACATCGCGAATGGAACGGCCACGTTGACGAGAACGGCGACCGCGCGAGAACGCCCCAACGCGGCGGCTCCCCCTTCACCTGCCGGGTCAGGGATCACGAGATCCCGAAGCACACACCGCACAAATTCCCGCGGACCCGCTGCTACGGCGGCGGACCAACGTTCGGCGGGCAGCGGCGAGCGCACCGCCCACACCGCCGCCGCCCGAAGGCGTCGTTCTGGCCGATTGGCGGGTCGAACGCCGTCCAGTCGCCAGTCTGCCCGCGTGAGAGCGCGCCCGCACCATCGCGCACGAAACTTCCACCACCGGTCCCAGACCCGTCGGGCCGTGGCCACCATGGGTCCGGCTTCCGGCAGTAGCCCCGATGCGCCCCAGAGGATCGCGGCCGCCGACTCCGCATCTCCCTCCGACGCGGCGATCAGCTCGGCCAGCGGTACGCGCTGCGCCAGCTTCCGTGCCGCCCCTTTGTTGTGCTTGTATCCCAAGGCCGCCAACACCTCCTCCCAGAGAGCCTGGTTCGTGCCGACAAGTTCTGACCGCTGGCAAATCCGCTCGGCTTTCTGGCGGAGACGTTCGGCGCCTGCAGATTCGAGCAGACGTTCCACCTCATCGGGCGACCATCCCCGTAGCGCCTGCTCGCATGGCGCTGGCTGCGCCCGCGCCGAGTAGGGGTAAGCCGTCAGATCCACACCCGCCCAAGAAAACTCGGGATTTCGGGACAGTGGCTCCGCGAACGGAATGCAAACTGCACCGTGGGGCATCACCGCCCGGGGGGGCGGCACCAGTGTCACGTGGATACGAACACCCGCATACCGCGGATCTTCACCGTGCCTGTGACGCGCCCAGTCGGACGCACGCAGATGAATTTCCACATCACCCACCAGCTGACGGCGGCCAGCGCCCACACGAATGGCCGCGCCCACGAAATCCGGTCCTGCCTCGAGATTCCAGACACCCGGACTCACCACCTCCACCGGCTCGCCCTCCGTCGTGACGAGCCCCCCGGGGCGCAGCGCCGGGTCGTACCAGACACACTGCAGATGCCGCTCCGTTGGCGCATCTGCTCTCGATCGCGACGCGGCCTCGGCAACGGTCGCCGACCTCATCTCCCCGTACACTCGTCCCAGCCATTCCGCCGCAACGGTCGCCGTCATCATCGTCCGTTCTCCCGGTGCGGCTCCGCGGTCCACCGCGGACGCCACCATCCAAAGGAAGGTTGGGGACGCTGGGATTTCCGCGAACCTCGGGTTCGACCAAGTCGCCGCTCGGAACTCGTGCACGATAGGAGACCGCGCCCTCAGCGGCCGACTCAGCGGCGCCAGAAAGCCGGCACGAAGAGAACCAACACCGTAAACAGCTCGAGACGGCCGAGAAGCATCAAGACCGTCAGCAAGGCGAGACCCGGCGAGGGAATCGAAGAGTAGTTCAGCGAGGGCCCCACTGCTCCAAATCCGGGTCCGATGTTGCCCATGCAAGTGGCGACCGACGATGCCGCGCTGATCCAGTCCGCACCGAAATGCAGCCCCATCAGCAGGGATCCGGCCGCGAACACCATGAGATAGAGGAGGATGAACACCATGACGTTCATCAGCAGGGGGGGATCAACCGCCTCGCGGTCCACCTTCACGCTGACGACCGCCTCTGGTTGCAACCAGCGGAACACCTCGCGTGCAGTCAGACGCAACGCGATCAGCACCCGCACGACCTTGATCGAGCCGCTGGTCGAGCCCGCGCACCCACCCACAAACATCAGAAGAAACAGCACCCAGCGCGCCAGCGCAGGCCACTGGTCGTAATCTACGGTCGTGAAACCCGTGCTCGTCGCAATCGAAATCACGGTGAACGCGGCATGTCGAAGCGCGTCCGCCGGTTTGGCAAACACTCGTGAGGACCACACCACTGTGCAGACCACCACCGTCGACACTGTCAGCACCAGGAGATAAAGTTTGAATTCCGAGTCCCGGGCGTACACATCAAAACGGCCCAGGCCCGCGCGGTAGTGCAGCGCGAAATTCACTCCGCTCAGCATCATGAACACGATCACAATCCAGTGAATCGCGGGAGAGGTGAACGCGCCGAGCGATTCACTCCGCGTGGAAAAGCCCCCGGTCGCGATCGTCGCGAAGGAGTGGCAGACCGCGTCAAACCAGCCCATACCCGCCAGTCGCAACGCAACGATCTCCGCGGCGTTCAGCACCAGGTACACCGCCCACAGCCGCTTCGCGGTCCCCGCGATTCGCGGCGTCAGCCGGTCCTTTGTGGGCCCGGTCATTTCGGCCCGAAACAGCTGCATGCCGCCCGTTCCGACCAGTGGCAGCACCGCGACGAACAGCAGCAGCACACCCATGCCCCCGATGAAGTGTGTCATCGAGCGCCACAGCAGCAGCCCCCGCGGCAATGTTTCCGGCCGCGCCAGCACGGAGGCGCCCGTCGTGGTGAGTCCCGAGACGGTTTCGAAGATCGCAGCCGTCCACGTGGGTATCGCACCGGAAAGACGGAACGGCACTGCGCCCGCAAGGCTGGCCGCTACCCACCCCGCAACGACCGCCGCGATTCCCTCCCGGCGTGTCAGCTCACCGCGCCATCGGCAGAGAGCTCCGAGCGCCGCTCCCGCCGCGAGCGCTCCAACCCCCGAGGCCCCCAGCGAAAACACCGCGGCCGTCGGATCCCCCATCCCGCGGCCGACGCCCGCACAAAGCAGCAACGCCCCCCCGATCGCCCCCAGCACCCATCCCACCAGCCGGCCGATCGCGCGAAACTTCATTCTGGCGCGGCACCTCCACCTAGCGGTTGAACACCGCCCCCAGCTTGCGCGCCGCACCCGGCAACGCAAACACCGCCACGCGGTCCCCCGCCGCCAACCGCGTCTCCCCCGTCGGTACCACCACCTCGTGTTCGCGCTGCATCGTCGCCAGAATCATTCCCTTCGGCAGCGAGAGCGAGCGCACGCTCCGCCCCACCCACGGGTGCTCCGTCCCCAGCTCCAGCTCCAGCAGCTCCCCCGGCAGCGTCTGGAACAGCGTCGCCGCCCGCACGCTGCGGCCGCGCATGAAGTGCAAAATCGCGTTCATCATCGAAAGGTGCGGACTCACCGCACGGTCAAGCAGACTCAACGAGTTGATGATCGGCACGTAACCGGGCTTCGACACGCTCCCCACCGTGAAACTCGCCCCCGCCTTTTGCGCGAGAAGACACATGATGATGTTGTTCTCGTCGCTGCCGGTGGTCGCGACAAAGGCGGTCCGCTCATCGACGCCGGCGCTCTCCATCATCTCGGTCGTCATCGCGTCGCCGTGCAGCACCAGCGCGCGGTTCACCGCCGCCGAACACGCGTTCGCGGTCTCCTCATCGCTCTCGATCAGCGCAACCTCCAGATCGGTGGCCTCCAGTTGCCGGGCCGTAGTCAGTCCGAGCGTCCCACCCCCCGCAATCACCACGCGGCGCAGCTGTGGTCGGTCCGGATACACCACGCTCAGCAGCTCCAACAGCGCCGACCGGGGACCCACCGCGTACAGGTCGTCCCCCACCATGAACGTCGTCTCACCGTATGGGATCTCCACCTGCTCGCCCCGCCGACAAGCGATAAAGCGGACTGCACGAGCCAGCTCCGGCGGGAGGCACTCCCTCACCGTCAGGCGAAGCAGCGGACTGTCGGCCGAGACCTTGAACCCCATCGCCAACACCCGCCCCTGGAGCAGATCCACCACCTCCTCCGCACCAGGCAATTGCAGCAGATACGCGAGCTCCACCGCGCATTCCGCCTTTGAATTCACCGCGAGATCCACTCCAAGCTCCGCCAACGGCAGCAGGTCCGCTCCCTCCCGCAGATCGAGACGAGAAACTCGGGCCACGCGGTGCCGCACACCCGCCGCCCGCCCGCACGCGCACGCGAGGATGTTCACCTCGTCGTTGTCCGTCACCGCCACCAGCAGGTCCGCCCCCGGCAGACCGGCCTCCCGCAACACGGAGGGGCTGACCCCGTGGCCCACAACCGTCTGCACATCCATTTCCGCCTGAACGGCGTTCAACGCCTCCTCATCGGAGTCGATCAGGACGACATCAAACCGTTCAGCGTACAGCCGGGCGGCCAGCTCGCGTCCGGCGCTACCCGCACCAATGATGATGGCTCTCATCAAACAGTTCGGCGGACCCGCCACCCTCCGCGGAGGTTCGCCCGCCGCCCGTCCATGATAGCCGAAACCGGCTCCTTCCGCCAGACCACCCCCCACCCCCGCGTCCCCCGCCTCCCCCCATGCGCCGCAGGGACACGCGCCAGCCTGACGGTCGGGCCGCCGCCGGGCGGCTCAGCCGATCGGCCAGCCCGCGCGGGGATTTTCTGGCTTCAGCAGCCGGTTTGCCTCGCCGGGTTCCTCGAAGCGCCCCGCCGTCCCATTCCACCTCAGCTCGCGGCCGGGAAAGCGCTGGGCAATGATGCCGAGCAACGCGATCTCCGTCAGCGGACCTCCGTAGCCGAAGTCGGAACCGGCCTGCCGGCCGGTCTGGATTGCCTCAACGAAGTCCTCGTAGTGGCCCCCCCGGACCCTCGGCAAACGCTGCGGCGGCAGTTGAAATTCCCGCATTGCCGACTCCGGAATCAACCGCACACTGGCCGCACCATGAGACCCGTACACGATGGAACCCCGATCGCCCACGACGAGCGCGCCAATGTCCGGAAGCTCCCGATCCGGCTCCAGCTCGGGCGGCCGGGGCGGACGGATCGTGCCGTCGTACCAGTGCAGCACCACCGCCCCCCGGCCCGCAATCGCTGGGAAACGAAATTCAATGTGCGAGCCGAAAGGGAACGTCTCGCCATGCACCGCAGGGTCAAAGCGGTCGGTCGCAACCGCGCGGATGGTGGACGGCGCCCCCAGATCCAGTGCCCAAAAGACCGGGTCCACGACGTGACAGACCCAGTCACCGATCGTGCCGCAGCCAAACGCAAACCAGTTTCGCCACGCGCCCGGCAGATAGGCGGAGTGATACGGCCGCTCCGCCGCCGGCCCGAGCCAGCAATCCCAGTCCAAGCCCTCCGGCACCGGCATCCGCTCCGCCAGAACGTGCAGCTTCGGAATCGCACAGTGGATCCTGGAGCACCAGGCGTGCACCGTGTGCACCCGCCCGATCGCTCCCGCCTCGATCCACTCGCGAAACAGCCGCATGGTACCCGCGGAGTGGCCCTGGTTACCCAGCTGCGTGACCACTTTCGCCGCCCGTGAGGCGCGGACCAGTGCCCGCACCTCGTGAACCGAATGGGCCAACGGCTTCTCGCAGTAGACATGCTTGCCCAACTGAATCGCCGCCAGCGCCGCACAGGCGTGAGTGTGATCCGGCGTCGAAACAACCACCACATCCAACTCGCCCGCGTGGCGCTCCAACATCCGCCGATAGTCGCGATAACGCGGCACATCAGGATGCCGCTGATAGGTCGACGCCGCACGTCGCTCGTCAGCATCCGCAAACGCGACCACTCGAACGTGCGGCAAAAGACCTGCCAGATTGTCCGCCCCCCGACCCCCGGCGCCGATGAATGCCGCCCGCAATTTCTGACGTTCCGCCGCGTCTACCGCGGGTACCCGCCGAACCAGTCCTGCCGTGACCGCCGCCGCGCCGGCTCGCAACAGCTCACGCCGACACACGAGCCGAAGGCCTCTCATCCGTTTCACCGCCGTTCAACCCCCCTGGCGGATCCCCTTCCGGCCGGAGGGGATCCTTGGCGAAATTATTACCTGCCACTGCACCGGTGTCGATCGCCGCATTGAGCGGTCAGCTGCACCGCTCACCAGAATCAGTGTGCAAAAAATGGCACTCCCGGCCCGGTATCCGCCCACCGCCACGACCACCAGCAGTGATTCAGCGCCGCAGGCCAACCCGCATGGTGCCGGCACCGTCCAACCCTTGGCGGTTCCGGCGGTAGAGCTTTCCAAGGTTTGGACAATGCGTTATGCGAGCCGGGAGCGGCATTCAGAGAGGAACCGGACACCGTCGTCGTCCACGCGAGATTTCCCATACCGTGCGGCGGCTGACCCTACCCGGCCCCGCTGGACCGGTTGGAGGCCTCATCGGAAGTGCTCGGTGCTGGAGATTCTCCCGACCGTGGGAGTTCGAACACGGAGCCAGGCCCTGCCATTCCCCTCGAGATGGGCACTTCGCCGGCTCGTCATCTCGACAACGTTGCGGTAACATGCTCAGCTCAATGATCCCGGTCTGCGATCGCCATAGGGTACGGAGGGATCGTTCATCGGCCGGAAGGCCCGGGCCCACGCGCCGCCCGCGTGTTGGCCTTTCGGTGCCGACCCCTGCTACGTTGGGGCGCTGGGGGCTGTTGCTCGCCCCGGGTCTGCTGTTTCTGCCGGTCACCGCGTCGGCCGCGGAGGCCGGCGCAGCATCCGCCTCCGCCCCGGACCTCACGGCCCGCATGATGCTGCTGGCCATTCAGCTGGGCACGTTGCTGTTTGCAGCGCGGCTGGGCCGGATGGTGTTCGAGCGGTGGCGGCTGCCAGGTGTCCTCGGCGAGGTGGCCATTGGCATCCTCATCGGTCCCTACGCGCTGGGTGGCATCCCCCTTGCGGCACTCGGTTTCCCCCACGGCCTCTTCCCGCCTTTTCAGAGCAGCGGCGAGGGAACGTTTGCGGTAACGCCAGAGCTGTACGGCTTTTGTACTGTCGCCTCGATCCTGCTGCTGTTCATGGTGGGCCTCGAAACCGATCTGGCGCTCTTTCTGCGCTATTCGCTGCCGGGCGCGCTGGTCGGCATCGGGGGCGTCGTCGCGTCATTCCTTCTGGGCGCCGCGGTCGGCATGCTCTGGCTGCCCCGCCTCACTGGCGAAGTCTATCGGGTGACGTCTGCTCCCATTATTTTCATGGGCGTCCTATCCACCGCGACCTCGGTCGGCATCACCGCCCGCATTCTCTCCGAGGTTCGTCGGCTCGACTCTCCCGAAGGTGTGACGATCCTGGCCGCCGCGGTAATCGACGATGTGCTTGGGGTGATTTTGCTGGCGACCTCACTCGGGGTGCTCGGGGCCGGCGTCAAGGGGGGGCGCGCCAGTTGGGGTGCGATCGGTGAGCTGGCGCTGAAAACATTCGGCATCTGGCTGGCCGCCACAACCATCGGCCTCCTCGCCTCACGTCGGATCGGCAGCCTTCTGAAGCTGTTCCGGGATCGAATGGCGATCGCGCTGATGGCGTTCGGCCTGGCGCTGATTGCGGCCGGCATCTTCGAAGAGGCCCACCTCGCGATGATCATCGGCGCGTACGTGACGGGTCTGTCCCTCTCGCGGACCGATATCAGCCGGCTCGTGGTGGAGCAGCTTCACCCCGTTCACGCGCTGCTGGTGCCCGTCTTCTTTGTGGTGATGGGGATGCTGGTGGACCTCCGGGCCCTACTGTCCTGGCAGGTGGTTGGATTCGGAGCCGTCTACACCGCCGGCGCGATCCTCGCGAAAGTGATCGGTTGTGCACTGCCGGCCTTGGGGTGCGGCTTCAATTTCCGCGGAGCGCTGCGCATCGGCGTCGGGATGGTCCCGCGCGGGGAGGTCGCACTGTTGATCGCCGGCATCGGCGTCTCGGCCGGGTACCTGAGCCCCCAAGTCTTCGGCGTCGGCGTGCTGATGACGATGGTGACAACGCTGGTCGCGCCTGCGGTCTTGATGCGGCTGTTCCGCTCCGCCGCCGCCGGCACGAGGGCCGCCCCGGCCGCCGCCGCCCCGCCACCGACGATCGTCGAGTTTCCCACGCCGGAAACGGCGGCGTGGGTCGCCGGGCGCCTGCTCGAGCTGCTCGCCGCGGAAGGGTTCTTCGCGCACGAGCTGGACCCCGGCGGCGGCATCTATCAGCTCCGCAAGGACGACGCGGTGATCACCTTTGAGCAGGACGGTGCCCGGCTGGCCTTCCGGCACCGCCCCCGTGAAGCGGCGCTGATCCGCACCGCCCTGCTCGAGGTCGCCGCAGATTTCGAGCGCATGCTCGCACAGCTGCGCACGCCGCTGGAGTCTGCCGCACTCTCCCGCTCGCTGGCCACCGCCCCGGCCGACGGTCGTCCGCTGTCGCTGCTGCCAGCGGTGCTGCGCCCCTCCGCAATGGTCCCACGCCTGCGGGCGACCAACCGCAACGACGCGATTGCGGAAC
Protein-coding regions in this window:
- a CDS encoding DUF2851 family protein — translated: MMTATVAAEWLGRVYGEMRSATVAEAASRSRADAPTERHLQCVWYDPALRPGGLVTTEGEPVEVVSPGVWNLEAGPDFVGAAIRVGAGRRQLVGDVEIHLRASDWARHRHGEDPRYAGVRIHVTLVPPPRAVMPHGAVCIPFAEPLSRNPEFSWAGVDLTAYPYSARAQPAPCEQALRGWSPDEVERLLESAGAERLRQKAERICQRSELVGTNQALWEEVLAALGYKHNKGAARKLAQRVPLAELIAASEGDAESAAAILWGASGLLPEAGPMVATARRVWDRWWKFRARWCGRALTRADWRLDGVRPANRPERRLRAAAVWAVRSPLPAERWSAAVAAGPREFVRCVLRDLVIPDPAGEGGAAALGRSRAVAVLVNVAVPFAMSLGVPITGDPRWLRALPDEAPNAIERQMAYTLLGRDHPAAWCRGALRRQGLIQIFTDFCLRDRSHCEDCPFPAWLAAARSPNSARPESASA
- a CDS encoding TrkH family potassium uptake protein is translated as MKFRAIGRLVGWVLGAIGGALLLCAGVGRGMGDPTAAVFSLGASGVGALAAGAALGALCRWRGELTRREGIAAVVAGWVAASLAGAVPFRLSGAIPTWTAAIFETVSGLTTTGASVLARPETLPRGLLLWRSMTHFIGGMGVLLLFVAVLPLVGTGGMQLFRAEMTGPTKDRLTPRIAGTAKRLWAVYLVLNAAEIVALRLAGMGWFDAVCHSFATIATGGFSTRSESLGAFTSPAIHWIVIVFMMLSGVNFALHYRAGLGRFDVYARDSEFKLYLLVLTVSTVVVCTVVWSSRVFAKPADALRHAAFTVISIATSTGFTTVDYDQWPALARWVLFLLMFVGGCAGSTSGSIKVVRVLIALRLTAREVFRWLQPEAVVSVKVDREAVDPPLLMNVMVFILLYLMVFAAGSLLMGLHFGADWISAASSVATCMGNIGPGFGAVGPSLNYSSIPSPGLALLTVLMLLGRLELFTVLVLFVPAFWRR
- the trkA gene encoding Trk system potassium transporter TrkA: MRAIIIGAGSAGRELAARLYAERFDVVLIDSDEEALNAVQAEMDVQTVVGHGVSPSVLREAGLPGADLLVAVTDNDEVNILACACGRAAGVRHRVARVSRLDLREGADLLPLAELGVDLAVNSKAECAVELAYLLQLPGAEEVVDLLQGRVLAMGFKVSADSPLLRLTVRECLPPELARAVRFIACRRGEQVEIPYGETTFMVGDDLYAVGPRSALLELLSVVYPDRPQLRRVVIAGGGTLGLTTARQLEATDLEVALIESDEETANACSAAVNRALVLHGDAMTTEMMESAGVDERTAFVATTGSDENNIIMCLLAQKAGASFTVGSVSKPGYVPIINSLSLLDRAVSPHLSMMNAILHFMRGRSVRAATLFQTLPGELLELELGTEHPWVGRSVRSLSLPKGMILATMQREHEVVVPTGETRLAAGDRVAVFALPGAARKLGAVFNR
- a CDS encoding Gfo/Idh/MocA family oxidoreductase, which translates into the protein MRGLRLVCRRELLRAGAAAVTAGLVRRVPAVDAAERQKLRAAFIGAGGRGADNLAGLLPHVRVVAFADADERRAASTYQRHPDVPRYRDYRRMLERHAGELDVVVVSTPDHTHACAALAAIQLGKHVYCEKPLAHSVHEVRALVRASRAAKVVTQLGNQGHSAGTMRLFREWIEAGAIGRVHTVHAWCSRIHCAIPKLHVLAERMPVPEGLDWDCWLGPAAERPYHSAYLPGAWRNWFAFGCGTIGDWVCHVVDPVFWALDLGAPSTIRAVATDRFDPAVHGETFPFGSHIEFRFPAIAGRGAVVLHWYDGTIRPPRPPELEPDRELPDIGALVVGDRGSIVYGSHGAASVRLIPESAMREFQLPPQRLPRVRGGHYEDFVEAIQTGRQAGSDFGYGGPLTEIALLGIIAQRFPGRELRWNGTAGRFEEPGEANRLLKPENPRAGWPIG
- a CDS encoding cation:proton antiporter — its product is MPTPATLGRWGLLLAPGLLFLPVTASAAEAGAASASAPDLTARMMLLAIQLGTLLFAARLGRMVFERWRLPGVLGEVAIGILIGPYALGGIPLAALGFPHGLFPPFQSSGEGTFAVTPELYGFCTVASILLLFMVGLETDLALFLRYSLPGALVGIGGVVASFLLGAAVGMLWLPRLTGEVYRVTSAPIIFMGVLSTATSVGITARILSEVRRLDSPEGVTILAAAVIDDVLGVILLATSLGVLGAGVKGGRASWGAIGELALKTFGIWLAATTIGLLASRRIGSLLKLFRDRMAIALMAFGLALIAAGIFEEAHLAMIIGAYVTGLSLSRTDISRLVVEQLHPVHALLVPVFFVVMGMLVDLRALLSWQVVGFGAVYTAGAILAKVIGCALPALGCGFNFRGALRIGVGMVPRGEVALLIAGIGVSAGYLSPQVFGVGVLMTMVTTLVAPAVLMRLFRSAAAGTRAAPAAAAPPPTIVEFPTPETAAWVAGRLLELLAAEGFFAHELDPGGGIYQLRKDDAVITFEQDGARLAFRHRPREAALIRTALLEVAADFERMLAQLRTPLESAALSRSLATAPADGRPLSLLPAVLRPSAMVPRLRATNRNDAIAELVETLAAAGFVRDAGDARRAVLEREAVMSTGLQHGVALPHGRTDAVTDIVCAVGLSPAGIDFGSLDRQPARIIVLTLAPRSIPAPHVQLLAEFGQRLDALGRVLLLSCETGAQMHEWLVTPPVAAPSPPREVLQLPAAVRWVRRLWRWLRPPPAALRPQAFVLDLDAGTPEAAIHQLVSRAAARRRDLPAEEIASAIVARERIAPTGLVRGIALPHARTDRVAEPWVALGLHPAGLDFGGEDRKPAHVLLLAALPRWRTDAVTLRRLAALVAQVDAIGLERWRAVRTAREIAMLLGD